From Humibacter ginsenosidimutans, a single genomic window includes:
- a CDS encoding SRPBCC family protein: protein MSTDYTATITVDATPQRAFDAISDVSGWWGRITGTTTAVGDEFVYVVPGLHYSGFRVTELEAGRTVAWLVTGSYLDFIADKQEWNGSTVRFEIGESEAGTTVTFTHEGLTDEVECYDTCSNAWSMFVRGSLKAFIETGVGTPYDFGGDEELSADDHEHLHEGVREAVGTLTD from the coding sequence ATGAGCACGGATTACACAGCGACCATCACCGTGGATGCCACGCCGCAGCGCGCATTCGACGCCATCAGCGACGTCTCAGGCTGGTGGGGGCGCATCACGGGAACGACCACCGCCGTCGGCGACGAGTTCGTCTACGTGGTGCCCGGGCTGCACTACAGCGGATTCCGCGTCACGGAGCTCGAGGCCGGACGCACGGTCGCCTGGCTGGTGACCGGAAGCTATCTCGACTTCATCGCCGACAAGCAGGAGTGGAACGGCAGCACCGTGCGCTTCGAGATCGGCGAGAGCGAGGCCGGCACGACCGTCACCTTCACGCACGAGGGGCTCACCGACGAGGTCGAGTGCTACGACACCTGCTCGAACGCGTGGAGCATGTTCGTGCGCGGCAGCCTCAAGGCCTTCATCGAGACGGGAGTCGGCACGCCGTACGATTTCGGCGGCGACGAGGAGCTCTCGGCCGACGACCACGAGCACCTGCACGAGGGCGTGCGCGAGGCGGTGGGCACGCTGACGGACTGA
- a CDS encoding DUF2249 domain-containing protein codes for MPDQNDTLGDELDVRAEEPARRHQLIFGRYAALQPGEGFVLVNDHDPKPLYYQFAAEHDGEFTWAYLEEGPQTWRVAIGRPAA; via the coding sequence GTGCCCGACCAGAACGACACCCTCGGCGACGAGCTCGACGTGAGAGCCGAGGAGCCGGCGCGCAGGCACCAGCTCATCTTCGGGCGTTACGCCGCACTGCAGCCCGGCGAGGGATTCGTGCTCGTGAACGACCACGACCCGAAGCCGCTCTACTACCAGTTCGCCGCTGAGCACGACGGCGAGTTCACGTGGGCCTATCTCGAAGAGGGCCCGCAGACGTGGCGCGTCGCGATCGGACGGCCCGCGGCCTGA
- a CDS encoding LysR family transcriptional regulator ArgP, whose protein sequence is MDLDLAQLRALDAAVTEGTMDAAARALHITPSAVSQRLRALEASLGRVLLVRSKPVTVTDAGAAVLRIARQIDALASELSAEVAGDTGDDVPARRSIPLAVNADSLATWVLPALASVDGIDFEFHREDQEHTTSYLRDGTVMAAITSESTPVQGCAVEPLCVARYVPCAADTYVVTWFPNGVSRRALAAAPVVEFDRKDELQRRYLARRGVPDATPPRHQVPASADFVAAVRLGYGWGMVPTWQLPDAGPKVVVLDERGIDVPLYWQQWNLRSAALDRVREAIMAAATSLRDG, encoded by the coding sequence ATGGATCTCGATCTCGCCCAGCTCCGCGCCCTCGACGCCGCCGTGACGGAGGGCACGATGGATGCCGCCGCCCGCGCCCTGCACATCACCCCCTCGGCGGTGAGTCAGCGGCTGCGCGCGCTCGAGGCATCCCTCGGCCGCGTGCTGCTGGTGCGCTCGAAGCCCGTGACGGTGACGGATGCCGGTGCCGCCGTGCTGCGCATCGCCCGCCAGATCGACGCGCTCGCGTCCGAGCTCTCCGCCGAGGTGGCAGGCGACACGGGCGACGATGTGCCTGCGCGCCGGAGCATCCCGCTCGCCGTCAACGCCGACTCGCTGGCGACGTGGGTGTTGCCCGCGCTCGCGTCGGTCGACGGGATCGACTTCGAGTTCCACAGGGAGGATCAGGAGCACACCACCTCGTACCTGCGCGACGGCACGGTGATGGCGGCGATCACGTCGGAATCGACTCCGGTGCAGGGCTGCGCGGTCGAGCCGTTGTGCGTCGCGCGCTACGTGCCCTGCGCGGCCGACACCTACGTGGTCACGTGGTTCCCGAACGGCGTGAGCAGGCGTGCGTTGGCGGCGGCGCCGGTCGTGGAGTTCGACCGCAAAGACGAGTTGCAGCGGCGATACCTGGCGCGACGCGGGGTCCCCGACGCGACGCCGCCGCGGCATCAGGTGCCGGCATCCGCCGACTTCGTGGCCGCCGTGCGGCTCGGCTACGGCTGGGGCATGGTTCCCACCTGGCAGCTGCCCGACGCAGGCCCGAAGGTCGTCGTGCTCGATGAGCGTGGAATCGACGTGCCGTTGTACTGGCAGCAGTGGAACCTGCGCAGCGCCGCCCTCGATCGCGTGCGCGAGGCGATCATGGCCGCTGCGACATCGCTCCGCGACGGCTGA
- a CDS encoding multicopper oxidase domain-containing protein, with protein MTVAPPPPDRREQPSPGPREQPSPDSRSRRPRKALSRRAWYAVINGVVVAWMLAAGIALLAQTLEQSPSWLAVHLLLLGGATSAILIWSQHFADTILRKAGSRTRLGVRLALHTIGALAVVVGVTTGLWMLVLAGGTLVAATAAWHGTTLGVRLRRALPSRFGGLVLYYVAASLTLIIGVTLGVIMARADLTGTEHDRMFVAHVTMNVLGWIGLTVVGTVVLLWPTVLHARIGEQTRRRARIALVALCVGLLVVGMACLTGVWVAILLGTVVYLAGLAVIGIDLVGQAVRTPPVNYAGWSMGAALAWFAATIVAFGVRVATAGSWQGVASGFVALLVPFGIGFAAQLVMAALSYLLPVVFGGGPVKVRATNVELDRFGLFRVVVVNGAVLLAVIPGVPNAGVFLGVAVVVLLSTVVQSVRALIVARSLQEPTGGDRHVRREGAARPTMAGMLHVNSGAAMAAIGVLVLAASVGVAVANVSGSGGAASSSSAATGRTTSVHMVMKNMRFSPSTIDVPAGNRLVIHVTNEDDMVHDLTLADGITSGRLVEGESATVDAGVITRTVDGWCSIVGHRQLGMVFTVVATGATASHEASDGMQGMPDMTQTPQAGATSAAADIDWARMPAAGFTARDPLLKPAASGTVHDVTLTVRDTVTEVAPGVEQTLWTYNGTAPGPTLHGEVGDTFRVTLVNAGDMGHSIDFHAGSLSPNQPMRTIEPGQRLTYTFTATRAGIWLYHCSTMPMAAHIANGMFGAVVIDPPGLDPVAEQFVFVQSEYYLGPQKGVVDTAKLAAENPDLVVFNGYANQYVYRPIEVKAGQRVRIWVLDAGPNKASSFHVVGGQFDTVFKEGDYLLKNGGSTGVGGSQALDLQPAQGGFVELTFPAAGDYSFVTHIMSDAEKGATGTFHVTASAG; from the coding sequence GTGACCGTAGCCCCGCCTCCGCCTGACCGGCGCGAGCAGCCGTCTCCGGGCCCGCGCGAGCAGCCGTCTCCCGACTCGCGCTCCCGCAGGCCGCGAAAGGCCCTGTCGCGGCGCGCCTGGTACGCCGTCATCAACGGCGTGGTCGTGGCCTGGATGCTCGCCGCCGGCATCGCCCTGCTGGCGCAGACGCTCGAGCAGTCGCCATCGTGGCTCGCCGTGCACCTGCTGCTGCTCGGCGGCGCGACCAGCGCCATCCTCATCTGGAGCCAGCACTTCGCCGACACCATCCTGCGCAAGGCCGGATCGCGCACTCGGCTCGGCGTGCGGCTCGCGCTGCACACGATCGGCGCGCTCGCCGTGGTGGTCGGCGTGACGACGGGGCTGTGGATGCTCGTGCTCGCCGGAGGCACTCTCGTCGCGGCGACGGCGGCCTGGCACGGCACCACGCTCGGCGTGCGGCTGCGCAGGGCGCTGCCCTCCCGCTTCGGTGGGCTCGTTCTGTACTACGTGGCCGCGAGCCTCACCCTGATCATCGGCGTCACGCTCGGCGTGATCATGGCGCGCGCAGACCTCACCGGCACGGAGCACGACCGCATGTTCGTGGCGCACGTGACGATGAACGTGCTCGGTTGGATCGGACTCACCGTGGTGGGCACGGTGGTGCTGCTGTGGCCGACCGTGCTGCACGCGCGCATCGGCGAGCAGACCAGGCGTCGCGCGCGAATCGCGCTCGTCGCACTGTGCGTCGGGCTGCTCGTCGTGGGCATGGCGTGCCTCACCGGCGTGTGGGTCGCGATCCTGCTCGGGACCGTCGTCTACCTCGCAGGGCTCGCGGTCATCGGCATCGACCTGGTCGGCCAGGCCGTGCGCACCCCGCCCGTGAACTATGCGGGCTGGAGCATGGGCGCGGCTCTCGCCTGGTTCGCCGCCACGATCGTCGCGTTCGGCGTTCGGGTGGCGACGGCCGGATCGTGGCAGGGCGTGGCATCCGGGTTCGTGGCACTGCTGGTGCCGTTCGGCATCGGCTTCGCCGCGCAGCTGGTCATGGCGGCGCTGAGCTACCTGTTGCCCGTGGTGTTCGGCGGCGGCCCGGTGAAGGTGCGGGCCACGAACGTGGAGCTCGACAGATTCGGGCTGTTCCGCGTGGTCGTCGTCAACGGAGCCGTGCTGCTGGCCGTGATCCCCGGCGTGCCGAACGCCGGAGTTTTTCTGGGCGTCGCGGTGGTCGTGCTGCTGTCGACGGTGGTGCAGTCGGTGCGGGCGCTGATCGTCGCACGGTCGCTGCAGGAACCGACGGGAGGCGATCGGCACGTGCGCCGCGAGGGCGCCGCACGGCCGACCATGGCCGGCATGCTGCATGTGAACAGCGGCGCGGCGATGGCCGCGATCGGCGTGCTCGTGCTGGCGGCCTCCGTCGGCGTCGCGGTGGCGAACGTCTCGGGGAGCGGAGGCGCGGCATCCTCATCGTCCGCGGCGACCGGGCGCACCACGAGCGTGCACATGGTGATGAAGAACATGCGGTTCTCGCCGTCGACGATCGATGTCCCCGCCGGAAACCGGCTCGTGATCCACGTGACCAACGAGGACGACATGGTGCACGACCTCACGCTGGCCGACGGCATCACTTCCGGCCGGCTCGTCGAAGGGGAATCCGCGACCGTCGACGCCGGCGTGATCACGCGCACGGTCGACGGCTGGTGCTCGATCGTCGGCCACCGGCAACTCGGCATGGTGTTCACGGTGGTGGCAACGGGCGCGACGGCTTCGCACGAGGCATCCGATGGTATGCAGGGCATGCCGGACATGACGCAGACGCCGCAGGCCGGCGCGACCTCCGCAGCAGCCGACATCGACTGGGCGAGGATGCCGGCAGCCGGCTTCACCGCCCGCGACCCGCTCCTGAAGCCCGCGGCCTCCGGCACCGTGCACGATGTCACGCTCACGGTGCGCGACACCGTGACCGAGGTCGCGCCCGGCGTAGAGCAGACGCTGTGGACGTACAACGGCACCGCTCCCGGGCCGACGCTGCACGGCGAGGTCGGCGACACCTTCCGGGTCACGCTCGTCAACGCCGGCGACATGGGGCACTCGATCGATTTCCACGCCGGCTCGCTCTCGCCGAATCAGCCGATGCGCACGATCGAGCCGGGACAGCGTCTCACCTACACGTTCACGGCGACGAGGGCGGGCATCTGGCTCTATCACTGCTCGACGATGCCGATGGCCGCGCACATCGCCAACGGCATGTTCGGCGCGGTCGTCATCGACCCGCCGGGCCTCGACCCCGTGGCCGAGCAGTTCGTCTTCGTGCAGAGCGAGTACTACCTCGGACCGCAGAAGGGCGTGGTCGACACGGCCAAGCTCGCCGCGGAGAACCCCGACCTCGTCGTCTTCAACGGCTACGCGAACCAGTACGTCTACCGGCCGATCGAGGTGAAGGCGGGGCAGCGAGTGCGCATCTGGGTGCTCGACGCCGGACCGAACAAGGCGAGCTCGTTCCACGTGGTCGGCGGGCAGTTCGACACCGTGTTCAAAGAGGGCGACTACCTGTTGAAGAACGGCGGATCCACCGGGGTCGGCGGCTCGCAGGCGCTCGATCTGCAACCCGCGCAGGGCGGCTTCGTGGAGCTCACGTTCCCCGCTGCGGGCGACTACTCGTTCGTCACACACATCATGTCCGACGCCGAGAAGGGCGCGACGGGCACGTTCCACGTCACTGCATCCGCGGGTTGA
- a CDS encoding nitroreductase family deazaflavin-dependent oxidoreductase — MRGVPIVVVTMVGAKSGKLRKNPVMRVEHGGEYAVVASKGGADQHPTWYHNMVKNPNVELQDGAVRRDYVAHLAAGGERDIWWDRAVAVWPDYAEYQKKTERVIPVFVLVPVEDVPTEG; from the coding sequence CTGCGAGGGGTGCCGATCGTGGTCGTCACGATGGTGGGCGCGAAGAGCGGCAAGCTGCGCAAGAACCCGGTGATGCGGGTCGAGCACGGCGGCGAGTATGCGGTCGTGGCCTCCAAGGGCGGTGCCGACCAGCACCCCACCTGGTACCACAACATGGTGAAGAACCCGAACGTCGAGCTGCAGGACGGCGCGGTGCGCCGCGACTACGTCGCGCACCTGGCGGCGGGCGGCGAGCGCGACATCTGGTGGGATCGTGCCGTGGCGGTGTGGCCCGACTACGCCGAGTACCAGAAGAAGACGGAGCGCGTCATCCCGGTCTTCGTGCTCGTGCCCGTGGAGGACGTCCCCACCGAAGGTTGA
- a CDS encoding fatty acid desaturase family protein, translating into MKANGLLVRAKGFYLLVATALVLATAADVAGMVLLGHSWFQLILAGVLGLILTQFAFLAHEAAHRQILTSGPANDRLGRFLATFVIGMSYAWWMNKHSRHHANPNQVGKDPDIAVDTISFLEEDAAKRTGVMAWITRRQGYLFFPLLSLEGVNLHVTSTRILFGRDAVKRRKTEIALIATRFALYLGVLFVFLPPGMAAAFIGVQFAVFGIYMGASFAPNHKGMPIIPRDLKLDFFSKQVLTSRNITGGWWATTLFGGLNYQVEHHLFPSMARPHLSKARLLVREHCLANGIDYTETTMMESYSIVIAYLNRVGLHARDPFACPMVAQYRGA; encoded by the coding sequence GTGAAAGCGAACGGCCTTCTCGTTCGTGCCAAGGGCTTCTACCTACTCGTCGCGACAGCCCTTGTGCTCGCAACGGCCGCCGACGTCGCCGGCATGGTCCTGCTCGGTCACAGCTGGTTCCAGCTCATCCTCGCCGGCGTTCTTGGACTGATCCTGACGCAGTTCGCCTTCCTCGCCCACGAAGCCGCTCACCGTCAGATCCTGACGTCGGGCCCGGCGAACGATCGGCTGGGCAGGTTCCTCGCCACCTTCGTGATCGGCATGAGCTATGCGTGGTGGATGAACAAGCACTCCCGGCATCACGCCAATCCGAACCAGGTGGGCAAGGACCCCGACATCGCCGTCGACACCATCTCGTTCCTCGAAGAAGACGCCGCGAAACGCACCGGCGTCATGGCCTGGATCACCCGGCGCCAGGGCTACCTGTTCTTTCCCCTGCTCTCGCTCGAGGGCGTCAACCTGCACGTGACCTCGACACGCATCCTGTTCGGCAGAGACGCCGTCAAGCGCCGCAAGACCGAGATCGCGCTCATCGCCACCCGGTTCGCGCTCTATCTCGGTGTGTTGTTCGTCTTCTTGCCCCCGGGAATGGCTGCGGCGTTCATCGGCGTGCAGTTCGCGGTGTTCGGCATCTACATGGGCGCGTCGTTCGCCCCCAACCACAAGGGCATGCCGATCATCCCCAGAGACCTCAAGCTCGACTTCTTCTCGAAGCAGGTGCTCACCTCCCGCAACATCACAGGCGGCTGGTGGGCGACCACGCTCTTCGGCGGCCTCAACTACCAGGTCGAGCACCACCTCTTCCCGAGCATGGCCCGGCCGCACCTCTCCAAGGCGAGGCTGCTCGTGCGCGAGCACTGCCTGGCCAATGGCATCGACTACACCGAGACGACCATGATGGAGTCGTACTCCATCGTCATCGCCTACCTGAACAGGGTCGGCCTCCATGCACGGGATCCGTTCGCGTGCCCTATGGTCGCGCAATATCGGGGCGCATGA
- a CDS encoding cold-shock protein yields the protein MATGTVKWFNSDKGYGFIAPDDGSADVFAHHSAIVGSGYRNLEENQKVEYDVEQGAKGPQATNIRSAQ from the coding sequence ATGGCCACCGGCACCGTCAAATGGTTCAACTCTGACAAGGGCTACGGCTTCATCGCCCCGGACGACGGCTCTGCCGACGTCTTCGCCCATCACTCCGCCATCGTGGGAAGCGGCTACCGCAACCTCGAAGAGAACCAGAAGGTGGAGTACGACGTGGAGCAGGGCGCTAAGGGCCCGCAGGCCACCAACATCCGCAGCGCTCAGTAG
- a CDS encoding DMT family transporter — protein sequence MLASIVLALISALSYGFSDFFAGRAAGRNGVVRTTLVVYLAATAAVALSLLFVAGRWSPTGMLWGGIAGVLAIGGFLGFYAAMAAGPMSLVSPLISVLESVVPVAVAIAFGERLPVLAWIAIGVAVVSTVVISMHGSENHVRISARTVVICVLTGVALGGSIVAFDLTPADSGTTPALVELLVGLVLLLAVVGIARVSGAVRRTLAALDTEESHSDGISGHSALWMTVGGGILLGAANAMLALAMHWGALAVVSVIVGVYPLATIVLARVVLKERMSAVQLGGVALALAAIAVLAVTTGG from the coding sequence ATGCTCGCAAGCATCGTCCTCGCCCTGATCTCCGCGCTCTCCTACGGATTCTCCGACTTCTTCGCCGGACGCGCTGCAGGCCGCAATGGCGTCGTGCGGACGACGCTCGTCGTGTACCTCGCCGCGACGGCCGCCGTCGCTCTGTCCCTGCTGTTCGTCGCCGGTCGTTGGTCGCCGACAGGGATGCTCTGGGGCGGCATCGCGGGCGTGCTCGCGATCGGCGGATTCCTCGGGTTCTACGCCGCGATGGCGGCCGGACCGATGAGTCTCGTCTCCCCGCTCATCTCCGTGCTGGAGTCGGTGGTTCCCGTCGCCGTCGCGATCGCATTCGGCGAGCGGCTGCCCGTGCTCGCCTGGATCGCGATCGGCGTCGCCGTCGTCAGCACCGTCGTCATCTCGATGCACGGCTCGGAGAACCACGTGCGCATCTCCGCGCGCACCGTCGTCATCTGCGTGCTGACCGGTGTCGCGCTGGGCGGGTCCATCGTGGCCTTCGACCTCACACCCGCCGACTCCGGCACGACGCCCGCCCTCGTGGAACTGCTGGTGGGGCTGGTGCTGCTTCTCGCCGTCGTCGGCATCGCGCGGGTGAGCGGAGCCGTGCGGCGCACTCTGGCGGCCCTCGACACGGAGGAGTCGCACTCCGACGGCATCTCGGGGCATTCGGCACTGTGGATGACGGTGGGCGGCGGCATCCTGCTCGGCGCTGCGAACGCGATGCTCGCCCTCGCCATGCACTGGGGAGCCCTCGCCGTGGTGTCGGTGATCGTAGGCGTGTACCCGCTGGCGACGATCGTGCTGGCGCGCGTCGTGCTGAAGGAGCGCATGTCGGCGGTGCAACTCGGCGGGGTCGCGCTCGCGCTGGCCGCGATCGCGGTGCTCGCGGTGACGACCGGCGGCTGA
- a CDS encoding LysE/ArgO family amino acid transporter translates to MSLIVAIGAQNAFVLRQGLRKEHVLPIVIVCAGTDALLICAGIAGVGALILAAPWVLVVVRWVGVAFLVLYGVLAAKRAIRPGELDPASGVGPVGLWPTLAACLAFTWLNPHVYLDTVVLMGTVGNGYGDARWWFALGAALASAVWFTALGFGARMLRPVFRSPVAWRVLDVLIALMMFAIAVTLAVEALAEG, encoded by the coding sequence ATGTCGCTCATCGTGGCGATCGGCGCCCAGAACGCGTTCGTGCTCCGCCAGGGCCTGCGCAAGGAGCACGTGCTGCCGATCGTGATCGTGTGCGCCGGAACCGACGCCCTGCTCATCTGCGCCGGCATCGCAGGGGTGGGGGCGCTCATCCTCGCCGCTCCGTGGGTGCTCGTGGTGGTGCGCTGGGTGGGCGTCGCGTTCCTCGTGCTCTACGGCGTGCTGGCAGCGAAACGTGCGATCCGTCCCGGGGAGCTCGACCCGGCATCCGGCGTGGGACCCGTGGGGCTGTGGCCGACGCTCGCCGCCTGCCTCGCCTTCACCTGGCTCAATCCGCACGTCTACCTCGACACCGTCGTGCTGATGGGAACGGTGGGCAACGGCTACGGCGACGCCCGCTGGTGGTTCGCGCTCGGCGCCGCACTGGCCAGTGCCGTGTGGTTCACCGCACTCGGCTTCGGGGCGAGGATGCTCCGCCCCGTCTTCCGCTCCCCCGTCGCCTGGCGCGTGCTCGACGTGCTCATCGCGCTGATGATGTTCGCGATCGCCGTCACGCTCGCGGTCGAGGCGTTGGCGGAGGGGTAG
- a CDS encoding winged helix-turn-helix transcriptional regulator: MLGNTYDSQVCSIARALELVGERWSLLIIRDALFAGVTRFGDFQHNLGIASNVLASRLDAFVEHGIMRRDDTADYVLTDKGRALEVALIALTEWGDQWASPIEPPIVYRHAGHEHTGQEHSVHAAAMCEQCGPIAADDITAALGPGMPADYLANRRGGTRAG; the protein is encoded by the coding sequence GTGCTCGGCAACACCTACGACTCCCAGGTCTGCTCGATCGCGCGAGCGCTCGAGCTCGTCGGCGAACGTTGGAGCCTGCTCATCATTCGCGACGCGCTGTTCGCGGGCGTGACCCGGTTCGGCGACTTTCAGCACAACCTCGGCATCGCCAGCAACGTGCTCGCCTCGCGCCTCGACGCTTTCGTCGAGCACGGAATCATGCGACGCGACGACACCGCCGACTACGTGCTCACGGACAAAGGACGTGCACTCGAAGTCGCACTCATCGCCCTCACGGAGTGGGGCGACCAGTGGGCGTCGCCGATCGAACCGCCCATCGTCTACCGACACGCGGGGCACGAGCACACGGGGCAGGAGCACTCGGTGCACGCGGCGGCCATGTGCGAGCAGTGCGGTCCCATCGCCGCCGACGACATCACCGCGGCCCTCGGACCCGGGATGCCCGCTGACTACCTCGCGAATCGCCGCGGCGGCACGAGGGCGGGCTGA
- a CDS encoding LLM class F420-dependent oxidoreductase produces MDIGFHIANFTWNVSPDQLAPTFARAASEADASGIKRITVMDHFWQIGTIGTPEQPMLEGYTALGFLAAHTSSVLLHTLVTGVIYREPGILAKQISTLDVLSGGRAGLGIGAGWNEEESKGLGIPFPPTKERFERLEEALQICLQMWSGDEGPYDGEHYHLGRTLNSPQPLSKPRPYLMIGGVGEQKTLRYVARYADACNIFGSPEAAHKLDVLRHWCDVEGRDYDTVEKTTTTAIHADTDLEAFVGQLDALRELGFTAAYVSARTPDPLKAVEFLGRVAERVS; encoded by the coding sequence ATGGACATCGGCTTCCACATCGCGAACTTCACCTGGAACGTCTCTCCCGATCAGCTGGCCCCCACCTTCGCCCGCGCCGCGAGCGAGGCGGATGCATCCGGCATCAAGCGCATCACCGTGATGGACCACTTCTGGCAGATCGGCACCATCGGCACGCCGGAACAGCCCATGCTGGAGGGCTACACGGCGCTCGGCTTTCTCGCCGCGCACACCTCGAGCGTGCTGCTGCACACGCTCGTGACGGGCGTGATCTACCGCGAGCCGGGCATCCTCGCCAAGCAGATCTCCACGCTCGACGTGCTCTCCGGCGGGCGCGCGGGGCTCGGCATCGGCGCGGGCTGGAACGAGGAGGAGTCGAAGGGTCTCGGCATTCCGTTCCCGCCGACGAAGGAGCGCTTCGAACGGCTCGAGGAAGCCCTGCAGATCTGCCTGCAGATGTGGAGCGGCGACGAGGGTCCGTACGACGGCGAGCATTACCACCTGGGTCGCACGCTCAACTCGCCGCAGCCGCTGTCGAAGCCGCGGCCCTACCTCATGATCGGCGGCGTCGGCGAGCAGAAGACCCTGCGCTATGTCGCCAGGTACGCGGATGCCTGCAACATCTTCGGCTCCCCCGAGGCCGCCCACAAGCTCGACGTTCTGCGTCACTGGTGCGACGTGGAGGGCCGCGACTACGACACCGTGGAGAAGACCACGACCACGGCGATCCACGCCGACACCGACCTCGAGGCGTTCGTGGGCCAGCTGGATGCCCTGCGCGAGCTGGGCTTCACCGCCGCGTACGTGTCGGCGCGCACGCCCGATCCGCTGAAGGCTGTGGAATTCTTGGGACGAGTCGCAGAGAGGGTGAGCTGA